One Sus scrofa isolate TJ Tabasco breed Duroc chromosome 1, Sscrofa11.1, whole genome shotgun sequence DNA segment encodes these proteins:
- the HAUS2 gene encoding HAUS augmin-like complex subunit 2 isoform X1, which produces MVHLLELAVTFIERLESHLETIRNIPHLDTNLKKMSTALANMDILVMKTEELAETILKWREQQKEVSSCIPKILAEENFLHDVIMPPLPFTSKVKVQTGNTK; this is translated from the exons ATGGTACATTTGCTGGAGTTGGCAGTAACTTTCATTGAGAGATTAGAAAGCCATCTGGAAACAATTAGAAATATCCCTCATTTAGAtacaaatctaaagaaaatg AGCACAGCTTTAGCAAATATGGACATTTTGGTGATGAAGACAGAAGAACTGGCAGAAACTATACTCAAGTGGCGAGAACAACAGAAGGAAGTTTCCTCTTGTATTCCCAAAATATTAGCTGAAGAAAATTTTCTTCATGATGTTATAATGCCTCCTTTACCTTTTACTTCCAAAGTTAAAGTCCAAACTGGTAACACCAAGTGA